A part of Salvelinus alpinus chromosome 5, SLU_Salpinus.1, whole genome shotgun sequence genomic DNA contains:
- the LOC139576919 gene encoding homeobox protein cut-like 2 isoform X3: MAADVGSMFQYWKKFDLRRLQRELNSVASELAGRQEESEHSHKHLVELSREFKRNVPEKVREMVAPVLKSFQAQVVALNKRSKEAESAFLGIYKQLIEAPDPAPVLEATHTLEERLQQLQSSAPDSEALVREVSRHWRRHLECLNKPDDTEDGPAAASGAGEASSRTACVMTPNSKQAFRATGSPQQNHQIQSQTEGEAEDADTTLVDRLGEAEERIKVLHSSLSTAQTDLLDLRCKYDQEKANKVEEVSVIMMNLEKANQKAEMAQRQVERLKEQLASARSTTPGSYNPPEGTSGERDEKGGVLSSKLEAKLIAKDHEILRLLENIQRLQFALQEVQDTSANQIISLERQLAYKTDAIERLEAKLQSQMDYDKIKTELSILKVMKLASANGSSSQESAKAAEALLLDKETFLPSHKYLMDKARVLHNNDEDQSEESGREGGRPTGSFSSVSQVDVRTSASPGPPTMDISSSSYDLPRPFSVSPCSGGRLSVDHILHKQLLCSPLFKKEAGSPIMAFPTALYAAKAALMSTNQGPAGTGGIEAGLPSDQSESGSSTAGDDDQLETADIAFQIKEQLLKHNIGQRVFGHYVLGLSQGSVSEILARPKPWRKLTVKGKEPFIKMKQFLSDEQNILALRTIQVRQRGSITPRIRTPETGSDDAIKNILEQAKKEIQSQRGGDIKSSLGSPSGRSSNGADSSSDDTIKNILEQARREMQAQQQALMEMEVCGRASATSAGPQVKRLGLPEASKGLPLPTFIKQEEGGTVTVCMANPVSSPQTPLSVLSPAAFVQNIIRKVKSEIGEAGTYFDQHWSVERGPIGMVGGVGGGSSQPFTSVSPSLSSSSSSGPSALPRPRLENGECLPNSEEASAAEEDTGSGMMQSVEVKVETDVSVSGESTGHGLAYYPSYIPRTLKPTVPPLTPEQYEMYMYREVDTIELTRQVKEKLAKNGICQRIFGEKVLGLSQGSVSDMLSRPKPWSKLTQKGREPFIRMQLWLLDQLGQGLNQLPSQSLSQDKSPVTAQSSPSPPSSPEESHPSPLVEPVSLTLESSKENQQPEGLVNLHPEGGKSTPSLLSLHQPHAPLGIQELVAMYPELDTYAITKKVKEVLTDNNLGQRLFGESILGLTQGSVSDLLSRPKPWHKLSLKGREPFVRMQLWLNDPHNVDKLRDMKKMEKKAYLKRRYGLLSTGSDSDSPSASSECVSPALVSIDLCPYSQVKKPRVVLGAEEKDALRKAYLLEPYPSQHTIEILASQLNLKTNTVINWFHNYRSRMRREVLMEGLQDNDTDAEHHSYSPSATQSPTSDGDERGLLHPTGRTHPILPLSANTSLPHVKQEASEGEEEEEEREGFIGQSKIQCFSMGVQFPQLKTEHGDLMVGCQEPHLAPHYIQSLRQEEGMCSQAQGLFHGELSLDGPQKASQSRHGGDKSSKSFVDPVSFKASSEPCRSSLEVSLNSPSAASSPGLMMSVSPVPSSSTPISPSLPNPPTTSTNHSLDPNPLPLIQSPKPNKSVQRRTEKMANLNNIIHRLERAANREETLEWEF; the protein is encoded by the exons ACCCAGCTCCTGTGctggaggccacacacacccTGGAGGAGAGGCTGCAGCAGCTGCAGAGTTCGGCCCCAGACAGTGAGGCCCTGGTCAGGGAGGTCAGCAGGCATTGGAGGAGACACCTGGAGTGCCTTAACAAGCCAG ACGACACAGAGGACGGCCCAGCAGCAGCGTCAGGAGCTGGGGAGGCATCGAGCCGGACCGCCTGTGTGATGACTCCCAACAGCAAACAGGCCTTCAGAGCCACAGGCTCACCTCAGCAGAACCACCAGATCCAGAGTCAGACAGAGGG GGAGGCCGAAGACGCAGATACCACCCTGGTCGACAGACTGGGTGAGGCCGAGGAGAGGATCAAAGTGCTGCATTCAT CTCTGAGCACAGCCCAGACAGACCTGCTGGACCTGCGGTGTAAATACGACCAGGAGAAGGCCAACAA ggtAGAGGAGGTCAGCGTGATCATGATGAACCTTGAGAAGGCGAACCAG AAAGCGGAGATGGCCCAGAGGCAGGTGGAAAGGCTAAAGGAGCAGCTGGCCAGTGCCCGGAGCACCACCCCAGGCAGCTATAATCCACCAGAGGGCACTAGTGGG gagagggatgagaagggtggtgtgTTGTCATCCAAGTTGGAGGCTAAGCTGATTGCTAAAGACCATGAGATCCTCAGGCTGTTGGAGAACATACAGAGACTGCAGTTCGCACtacaggaagtccaggacaccTCAGCCAATCAGATCATATCGCTGGAACGCCAGCTGGCCTATAAAACAGACGCTATTGAG AGATTAGAAGCTAAACTGCAATCCCAGATGGACTATGACAAGATTAAAACAGAACTCAG CATCCTGAAGGTAATGAAGTTGGCCTCAGCGAATGGTAGCTCATCCCAG gaATCTGCCAAGGCTGCAGAGGCTCTTTTGCTGGACAAAGAGACCTTTCTTCCCTCTCACAAATACCTGATGGATAAGGCCAGAGTCTTACACAACAATG ATGAGGACCAATCGGAGGAGTCAGGCAGAGAGGGGGGCAGGCCCACAGGGTCCTTCTCCTCAGTCTCCCAGGTGGATGTGCGTACCTCGGCCAGCCCTGGTCCTCCCACCATGGACATCTCCTCCTCTAGCTACGACCTCCCCCGCCCCTTTTCTGTGTCCCCCTGCTCAGGGGGCAGGCTGTCTGTGGACCACATCCTCCACAAGCAGCTCCTCTGCTCCCCACTTTTCAAGAAGGAAGCCGGCAGCCCCATCATGGCCTTCCCCACCGCCCTGTACGCAGCCAAAGCCGCCCTAATGTCAACCAATCAGGGACCTGCAGGAACTGGGGGCATTGAGGCAGGCCTGCCCAGCGACCAATCGGAGAGTGGGAGCTCCACTGCAGGCGATGATGACCAGTTGGAGACAGCGGATATTGCCTTCCAGATCAAAGAGCAGCTGCTGAAGCACAACATTGGCCAGCGTGTGTTTGGTCACTACGTGCTGGGCCTATCACAGGGCTCGGTCAGTGAGATCCTGGCCCGGCCCAAGCCCTGGAGGAAGCTGACAGTGAAAGGCAAGGAGCCCTTCATCAAGATGAAGCAGTTCCTGTCTGATGAACAGAACATTCTGGCCCTCAGAACCATCCAGGTCCGACAGAGAG GGAGCATCACTCCTCGCATCCGAACTCCTGAAACTGGGTCAGACGACGCCATCAAGAATATCTTGGAGCAGGCCAAGAAGGAAATCCAGTCCCAGAGAGGAG GTGACATTAAGTCATCCCTGGGCAGCCCCTCGGGCAGGAGCAGTAACGGGGCAGACAGCAGCTCAGATGACACCATCAAGAACATCCTGGAGCAGGCCAGGAGGGAGATGCAGGCGCAGCAGCAGGCCCTGATGGAGATGGAGGTCTGTGGCAGGGCCTCTGCCACCAGCGCTGGGCCCCAAGTGAAGCGCCTGGGGCTCCCTGAGGCCTCCAAGGGCCTGCCCCTACCCACCTTCATCAAACAGGAGGAGGGGGGCACAGTGACTGTGTGCATGGCCAACCCCGTCAGCAGCCCCCAAACCCCCCTCAGTGTCCTCTCCCCTGCCGCCTTCGTTCAGAACATCATCCGTAAAGTCAAGTCAGAGATCGGCGAGGCAGGGACTTACTTCGACCAGCACTGGTCCGTGGAGCGGGGGCCCATAGGCATGGTGGGCGGCGTAGGGGGCGGCAGCTCTCAGCCCTTCACCTcagtgtctccctccctgtcctcttccTCGTCCTCGGGCCCCTCGGCCCTGCCCCGGCCCCGGTTGGAGAACGGAGAGTGTCTGCCCAACAGTGAGGAGGCGTCTGCGGCTGAGGAGGACACTGGCTCGGGGATGATGCAGTCTGTGGAGGTGAAGGTGGAGACAGACGTGTCAGTGAGCGGGGAGTCAACTGGCCATGGCCTGGCCTACTACCCATCATATATCCCCCGCACCCTGAAGCCCACCGTGCCGCCCCTGACGCCGGAGCAGTATGAGATGTACATGTATCGCGAGGTGGACACCATCGAACTCACCCGACAGGTCAAAGAGAAGCTTGCCAAGAATGGCATCTGTCAGAGGATCTTTGGTGAAAAG GTGCTGGGTCTGTCTCAGGGCAGTGTGAGTGACATGCTGTCTCGGCCCAAACCCTGGAGCAAGCTGACCCAGAAAGGCAGGGAACCCTTTATCCGCATGCAGCTGTGGCTGCTGGACCAGCTGGGACAAGGACTCAACCAGCTCCCCAGCCAGAGCCTCTCTCAAG ATAAAAGCCCAGTGACGGCCCAGTCGTCACCCTCCCCGCCCTCCAGCCCAGAGGAGAGCCACCCCAGCCCGCTGGTGGAGCCCGTCAGCCTGACCCTGGAGAGCAGCAAGGAGAACCAGCAGCCTGAGGGCCTGGTGAACCTCCACCCAGAGGGAGGGAAGTCCACCCCCAGTCTGCTTTCCCTTCACCAGCCCCACGCCCCGCTGGGCATCCAGGAGCTGGTGGCCATGTACCCAGAGTTGGACACATACGCTATCACCAAGAAAGTCAAGGAGGTACTGACAGACAACAACCTAG gccAGCGGCTGTTTGGGGAGAGTATACTGGGCCTCACCCAGGGCTCAGTGTCAGACCTGCTCTCCAGGCCCAAGCCCTGGCATAAACTCAGCCTCAAAGGCAGGGAGCCTTTTGTCCGCATGCAATTGTGGCTCAACGACCCGCACAATGTGGACAAGCTGAGGGACATGAAGAAGATGGAGAAGAAAG CCTATCTGAAGCGGCGGTATGGGCTGCTGAGTACCGGCTCAGATAGTGACTCTCCTAGCGCCAGCTCTGAGTGTGTGAGCCCGGCCCTGGTCTCCATAGACCTGTGTCCATACAGCCAGGTGAAGAAGCCCAGGGTGGTGCTGGGGGCTGAGGAGAAGGATGCTCTGAGGAAGGCCTACCTCCTGGAGCCATACCCATCCCAGCACACCATTGAGATACTGGCCTCCCAGCTCAACCTCAAAACCAATACCGTCATCAACTGGTTTCACAACTATAG GTCCAGGATGCGACGGGAGGTCCTCATGGAGGGTCTCCAGGACAACGACACGGATGCAGAACACCACAGCTACTCTCCCTCGGCCACACAGAGCCCCACCTCAGACGGGGATGAGAGGGGGCTGCTGCACCCCACTGGACGCACCCACCCCATCCTCCCCCTCAGCGCCAACACATCACTGCCTCATGTCAAACAGGAGGccagtgagggagaggaggaggaggaggagagggagggcttcATCGGACAGTCTAAGATACAGTGTTTCTCTATGGGTGTCCAGTTCCCTCAGTTGAAAACGGAGCATGGGGACCTGATGGTCGGCTGCCAAGAGCCCCACCTGGCTCCACACTATATTCAGAGCCTGAGGCAGGAAGAAGGGATGTGTAGCCAGGCACAGGGGCTCTTCCACGGGGAGCTCTCCCTAGATGGCCCCCAGAAAGCCAGCCAGTCCAGGCACGGGGGTGACAAATCCAGCAAGTCTTTTGTAGACCCAGTCAGCTTCAAGGCATCATCGGAGCCCTGTCGCAGCAGCCTGGAGGTCTCCCTCAACTCCCCCTCCGCTGCCTCCTCACCCGGCCTCATGATGTCTGTCTCCCCTGTCCCGTCTTCCTCTACACCCATCTCCCCATCCCTGCCCAACCCACCCACCACAAGCACCAACCACAGCCTGGACCCTAACCCCCTGCCTCTCATCCAGAGCCCCAAGCCCAACAAGAGTGTTCAGAGACGCACTGAGAAAATGGCCAACCTCAACAATATCATCCATAGGCTGGAAAGAGCAGCTAACCGGGAGGAGACCCTGGAGTGGGAGTTTtag